In Spodoptera frugiperda isolate SF20-4 chromosome 13, AGI-APGP_CSIRO_Sfru_2.0, whole genome shotgun sequence, the following are encoded in one genomic region:
- the LOC118270584 gene encoding 28S ribosomal protein S18c, mitochondrial — MSLLRTFVSRYVLPNTYRTTARFSSTDTKLSSNDDEPVAMPNPYKKERRQCILCKLNIKPDYKNYRLLSQFQSPYTGRIYGRHITGLCKTKQEQVESEIKKAQNCAYMPYYYKDKTFLKDPKLFDPENPIRSHRF, encoded by the exons ATGTCGTTGTTAAGAACATTTGTATCGCGATACGTTT TACCGAACACATACCGAACGACAGCAAGGTTCTCATCCACGGATACAAAACTATCTTCAAATGATGACGAACCAGTAGCAATGCCAAACCCTTACAAGAAGGAACGTCGTCAATGTATTCTTTGCAAGCTGAATATCAAACCAGACTACAAGAACTATAGACTATTGTCCCAATTCCAGAGTCCATACACTGGTCGCATCTACGGAAGGCATATAACTGGCTTATGCAAAACTAAACAAGAACAGGTCGAAAGTGAGATCAAAAAGGCCCAAAACTGCGCCTATATGCCTTACTATTATAAGGACAAGACCTTCCTAAAGGACCCTAAGCTCTTTGACCCTGAGAACCCCATTAGATCCCATAGATTTTAA